A stretch of the Macaca mulatta isolate MMU2019108-1 chromosome 14, T2T-MMU8v2.0, whole genome shotgun sequence genome encodes the following:
- the IGSF22 gene encoding immunoglobulin superfamily member 22, translating to MTTIHSQQMLQEHVSMEFSSSTTHVQTFSQTTKIVGEEVVTRKSSSTVEFFSLVTRSSNIPAGDSVPEFVEKPHPVTAPEGDKAVFRARVQGNPKPYVSWKRESGIPIKESAKIFYDSINKEHVLKLEPLTSDDSDNYKCIASNDHADAIYTISLLVTEGQEKMDFKKMLKKRAPPAPKKQQKKVANEKEMLEILSKVPKKDFEKVCMEYGFTDFRGLLRKLKEMKKKVEVEAIRILKPLEDKETKVDTTVVFDCIMELKDPNVKMIWIKGTEPLRIQYSLGKYDVKQMGTKYMLVISNVNMNDAGIYSLSVGDKRMSAELTVLDEPLKFLGEMKPLKVTERQTAVFEVRLSKKEPNFVWKFNGKELKRDDKYEITVSEDGLTHTLKIKDARLSDSGEFSAEAGNLVQKAQLTIDRIPIKFESNLKNVRVKERSRACLECELTSKDVTLRWKKDGQLLMHGTKYSMNHEGKRAELVIEDAQLSDGGEYTVVAMQDGDPTEYYSTAIVTVEERLATVKSGMSDVHAATGSPAELCVVLNDEKVEGVWLKDGKEITDLPGVQIVKQGAVHKLIFPSMGPEHEGKYTFRAKGAESEASVFIADPPTIDPSVLEALAAHPITVKVGHTAHINVPFRGKPLPKVTWYKDGMEVTEEERVSLQRGEDQALLTISSCVREDSGLVLLKLKNDHGSATATLHLSVLDRPKPPQGRVEFLELSGSCVHMKWKAPKDNGGRPVTQFIVERRAVGKKSWIKIGEVDGKVTNFSTNKVEEGKAYQFRILAVNSEGVSDPLETEEVFAGNPIEPPGFASQPQVTDVTKETVTITWNVPTQDGGAPVLGYIVERRKKGSNLWVPVNRDPIQGTKCTVNGLLEDTEYEFRVIAVNKAGPGQPSVPSSSVVVKDPVKPPGLVQDLHVSDSSNSSISLAWREPAEGDPPSGYILEMRTEDTKEWSKCTKIPISGTCYTVGGLTERQKYFFRIRAVNEAGVGEPVELDKGVRAMPPPAAPKFDLSARLKSHMVVRAGTALCIHAAFSGSPPPDVIWQKDGVPTKGRETITKSKNHSQFLINSTKRSDSGVYGILLQNEFGEAHYDIHVRVADFPRPPTNLQLFEEVPNTVTLTWNHSPDVQEASEAHYVIMKRDASTATWYTAAERVFSNKYTVTGLLPGRKYYFRVVARNEIGDSEPLDSKDTWLINKDQIEDLSAKLKPYEKKDWRQAPRFLTPLKPHTVLRGQDCTMTCAFLGNPRPTVTLYKGDVNITANSKFWYNSTSGVCTLVIPTCTLKDGGDYSVLVENELGKDCSSCMLTVYDKDDKSIVASITESLQKKSKHLM from the exons CTGGAGCCACTGACCTCAGATGACTCTGACAACTACAAGTGTATTGCAAGCAATGACCATGCAGATGCCATCTATACTATATCTCTGCTGGTAACAGAAG GTCAAGAGAAAATGGACTTCAAAAAGATGCTGAAGAAGCG GGCACCCCCTGCTCCCAAGAAGCAGCAGAAGAAGGTGGCAAATGAGAAAGAGATGCTGGAGATTTTGTCCAAAGTGCCCAAGAAAGACTTTGAGAAGGTCTGCATGGAGTACGGTTTCACCGACTTTCGGGGGCTGCTCAGGAAGCTCAAAGAGATGAAGAAGAAAGTAGAGGTGGAG GCCATCCGGATTCTGAAGCCCCTGGAAGACAAAGAGACCAAGGTTGACACCACAGTGGTCTTTGACTGCATAATGGAGCTGAAAGACCCCAATGTCAAGATGATATGGATCAAG GGTACTGAGCCACTGAGGATCCAGTACTCCCTGGGCAAGTACGATGTGAAGCAGATGGGCACCAAGTACATGCTGGTTATTAGCAACGTGAACATGAACGATGCTGGCATCTACAGCCTGTCCGTGGGCGATAAGCGGATGAGTGCAGAGCTCACAGTGCTGG ATGAGCCACTGAAGTTCCTGGGAGAGATGAAGCCTCTGAAAGTGACAGAGCGCCAGACAGCTGTGTTTGAGGTCCGCCTCTCCAAGAAAGAGCCCAACTTTGTGTGGAAGTTCAATGGAAAGGAGCTGAAGAGGGATGACAAGTATGAAATCACAGTGTCCGAAGATGGTCTGACCCATACGCTTAAGATTAAGGATGCCAGACTCAGTGACAGCGGCGAGTTCTCTGCTGAGGCGGGGAACCTGGTGCAAAAGGCCCAGCTCACTATTGACC GCATCCCCATTAAGTTTGAGAGCAACCTCAAAAATGTACGTGTGAAAGAGAGGAGCCGTGCATGCCTGGAGTGTGAACTGACGTCCAAGGATGTGACACTGCGCTGGAAGAAGGATGGGCAGCTGCTGATGCATGGCACTAAGTACAGCATGAACCATGAGGGCAAGCGAGCAGAGCTGGTCATTGAGGATGCACAGCTCAGTGATGGTGGCGAGTACACTGTGGTGGCCATGCAGGATGGAGACCCTACTGAATACTACAGTACTGCCATCGTCACTGTAGAGG AGCGTCTGGCCACAGTGAAGAGCGGGATGTCTGACGTGCACGCAGCCACTGGGAGCCCGGCTGAGTTGTGTGTAGTGCTGAACGACGAGAAGGTGGAGGGTGTGTGGCTGAAGGACGGCAAGGAG ATCACGGACTTGCCAGGCGTGCAGATTGTGAAGCAGGGTGCAGTGCACAAGCTCATCTTCCCCAGTATGGGCCCTGAGCACGAGGGCAAGTACACATTCCGGGCCAAGGGCGCGGAGAGTGAAGCCTCTGTATTCATCGCAG ATCCTCCTACCATCGACCCGTCAGTACTGGAGGCACTGGCCGCACACCCCATCACCGTAAAGGTAGGCCACACGGCCCACATCAACGTCCCCTTCCGGGGAAAACCGCTGCCCAAAGTGACATGGTACAAGGATGGCATGGAGGTGACGGAGGAGGAACGCGTGTCCCTGCAGCGCGGGGAAGACCAGGCGCTGCTCACCATCTCCAGCTGTGTGCGTGAAGACAGTGGCCTCGTCCTGCTTAAGCTCAAGAATGACCACGGCTCAGCCACAGCCACTCTGCACCTTAGTGTGCTGG ACCGTCCGAAGCCTCCACAGGGCCGGGTGGAGTTCCTGGAGCTCTCAGGTAGTTGTGTGCACATGAAGTGGAAGGCCCCAAAGGACAATGGTGGACGACCTGTGACACAGTTCATAGTGGAACGGAGGGCAGTTGGCAAGAAGTCCTGGATTAAGATAGGCGAGGTGGATGGCAAAGTCACCAACTTCTCCACCAACAAGGTGGAAGAGGGAAAAGCCTACCAGTTCCGTATCCTGGCAGTCAATTCAGAAGGTGTGAGTGACCCACTGGAGACGGAAGAAGTGTTTGCAGGAAATCCCATAG AGCCTCCTGGTTttgcctcccagcctcaagtgactGATGTGACTAAAGAGACTGTGACCATCACGTGGAATGTCCCTACCCAGGATGGGGGAGCCCCAGTGCTTGGCTACATTGTAGAACGAAGGAAGAAAGGCAGTAACCTGTGGGTGCCAGTCAACAGGGACCCCATCCAGG GCACCAAGTGCACTGTGAATGGTCTCCTGGAGGACACAGAATATGAATTCCGAGTTATAGCTGTAAATAAGGCAGGCCCTGGACAGCCCAGTGTGCCATCCAGCTCAGTAGTGGTCAAGGATCCTGTTA AACCCCCAGGCCTGGTCCAGGACCTGCATGTATCTGATTCCTCCAACTCCAGCATTTCCCTGGCCTGGCGGGAGCCTGCAGAGGGAGACCCACCCTCTGGCTACATCCTTGAGATGAGGACTGAAGACACAAAGGAGTGGTCCAAGTGCACAAAGATCCCCATCTCAGGCACCTGCTACACAGTGGGAGGACTCACCGAGAGGCAAAAATACTTCTTCCGAATCCGGGCTGTGAATGAGGCTGGGGTTGGGGAGCCTGTGGAGCTAGACAAGGGGGTCCGTGCCATGCCACCACCAG CTGCACCCAAGTTTGACCTCAGTGCCCGGCTGAAGAGTCACATGGTGGTTCGCGCTGGGACAGCCCTCTGCATCCATGCAGCCTTCTCC GGCTCACCACCACCTGATGTGATCTGGCAGAAAGATGGTGTTCCCACCAAGGGCCGAGAAACAATTACCAAGAGCAAAAACCACTCCCAGTTCCTCATCAATAGCACCAAGCGCTCTGACTCAGGGGTGTACGGAATCTTGCTTCAGAATGAGTTTGGAGAAGCACACTATGACATCCATGTGCGCGTAGCAG ATTTCCCTCGGCCCCCCACAAACCTACAGTTGTTTGAGGAAGTCCCCAACACAGTGACTCTGACCTGGAACCACAGCCCAGATGTGCAGGAGGCCAGTGAGGCTCACTATGTCATCATGAAGCGGGATGCAAGCACCGCCACCTGGTACACGGCAGCCGAGCGTGTCTTCAGCAACAAGTACACAGTGACCGGGCTGCTCCCAGGCAGGAAGTATTACTTCAGAGTGGTGGCTCGAAATGAAATCGGTGACAGTGAGCCACTTGACTCCAAGGACACCTGGCTCATCAATAAAGACCAGA TCGAAGACCTGAGCGCCAAGCTCAAGCCCTACGAGAAGAAGGACTGGCGCCAGGCCCCGCGCTTCCTGACGCCCCTCAAGCCACACACGGTGCTCCGCGGCCAGGACTGCACCATGACCTGCGCCTTCCTTGGGAACCCGCGACCCACAGTGACCCTCTACAAGGGCGACGTCAACATAACAGCCAACTCGAAGTTCTGGTACAACTCCACCAGCGGCGTGTGCACCCTCGTCATCCCCACCTGCACGCTCAAGGACGGCGGCGATTACAGCGTGCTGGTGGAGAACGAGCTGGGCAAGGACTGCAGCAGTTGCATGCTCACCGTCTATG ACAAAGATGATAAGTCAATTGTAGCATCCATCACCGAGAGTCTGCAGAAGAAATCAAAGCACCTTATGTGA
- the TMEM86A gene encoding lysoplasmalogenase TMEM86A produces MVSPVTVVKSEGPKLVPFFKATCVYFVLWLPSSSPSWVSTLIKCLPIFCLWLFLLAHGLGFLLAHPSATRIFVGLVFSAVGDAFLIWQDQGYFVHGLLMFAVTHMFYASAFGMRPLALRTGLVMAVLSGLCYALLYPCLSGAFTYLVGVYVALIGFMGWRAMAGLRLAGADWRWTELAAGSGALFFIISDLTIALNKFCFPVPYSRALIMSTYYAAQMLVALSAVESREPVEHYRLSKAK; encoded by the exons ATGGTGTCCCCGGTCACTGTG GTGAAGAGTGAAGGACCCAAACTGGTGCCGTTCTTCAAGGCCACCTGCGTGTATTTCGTGCTCTGGCTGCCCTCATCTAGCCCGTCGTGGGTCAGCACCCTCATCAAATGCCTGCCCATCTTCTGCCTCTGGCTCTTCCTTCTGGCCCATGGCCTGGGATTCCTGCTGGCCCACCCTAGTGCCACCCGCATCTTTGTGGGGCTTGTCTTCTCTGCTGTAGGTGACGCCTTCCTCATCTGGCAGGACCAAGGATACTTCGTGCATG GTCTGCTGATGTTTGCTGTGACCCACATGTTCTACGCCTCGGCCTTTGGCATGCGGCCACTGGCTCTTCGGACAGGTCTGGTGATGGCAGTGCTGTCTGGTCTGTGCTATGCCCTCCTCTACCCGTGCCTCTCAGGTGCCTTCACCTACCTGGTGGGGGTCTATGTGGCCCTTATCGGCTTCATGGGCTGGCGAGCTATGGCAGGGCTGCGGCTGGCCGGGGCAGACTGGCGCTGGACAGAGTTGGCAGCTGGCAGTGGTGCACTCTTCTTTATCATCTCAGACCTGACCATCGCCCTCAACAAATTCTGTTTTCCTGTGCCCTACTCTCGGGCGCTCATCATGTCCACCTACTATGCGGCTCAAATGCTCGTCGCCCTGTCAGCTGTCGAAAGCCGGGAGCCTGTGGAACACTACAGACTGAGCAAGGCCAAATGA